TCTTCACATCGTCCTCTCATGGGGCAAGTCTTAACCTGCTGGTACACAGAACCTGAACATTCCTCTCCCCCACCTGGGCTCCGTTgggtcaggccaaggcccatccagtccggcGTCCTGCCTCCCGTTGTGTGTAAGGGGAACCCCTGTACTCGGGCAGTGTATAACTTCTGGGGTCTTAAGGCCTCGGGATGTCGTGTGAAACGCGCGGTGTGTATTGAGTCTCTGGGGCCGTGGGTTTGGGGAAACCCACGACTCTGAGAACATGAACGTATCTGGGGAGACAAGCTGAGAGCCGGACAAGTTGCAGGCTCTGTGGGAGGTCTGCTCACCACTTGGGGGgtccttctctttcccccaaaAGCGCTACAGTTAATTTATCTTGCCCGAGTTGAGGCAGGCCGTGAAAGGCTGGGTGAGCTGGGAGAGGGATGTTTGGCTATCACCTGAGACACAGAATTTTCTTTGCCTGTGAAATATGATTagctttgcttcttcttctttttttaagtatCATTTTTATTCTAGATTTACACATGATTATTTGTAAATGTTAATGCAACCTTGAAATGCTAACGTCTAGGGAGCAACCCCTTCAGAGAAACACAAAGCACTGGACTCTCTCTTGTGGAGGCATGGGGCAGGGATCTGGGCAGTCCCCATTTCCACCTTCAGTCAGTAcaggagccagctggggtggttcgTGCCATCTGGGGGGACGAATGTGACTTTGGACAAGGTCTCCACCCCTAGAAATGGAAAAGAGAAGATAGCATTGCAAGACGTTCAGCTTTCAGTGGGTTCTCAGGCTTTTATTGTCCTGGCCATAGggtgcagcagccaaatttgcaatggtgttttaaaaggcTTGAAAAGCTTAATATAAAAAACACAACCACCATTATAAAATGGTAATCAACATTCTCAGAGGAAAGAGAATGATACTAAGTGTCAGCATGGGTGGATATACTTCAGTCTGGGCCTCATCCACTTGGGGGGCATCTGCCTTTCTACTGCTGATTGTGGTGCTACCCCATCCATTTCAGGGAGGCGTTTTGTGGGAACCCCGTGCAAGCCCTCCTTGAACTGAATGGCTGCAGTACATGGTCCCACAGCAGGGCTTCCCAGCCACAGGTTGCCTGGTGttgctggaatacaactcccatcatcccctgccacaagcagggggtgatgggagttgtactccagcaacatctggcaacccaagccCTGCCCCACAGGGAGCACAAATGCGTCTAGTAGATGCCCAGCAATGGGACACTAAATGCACAAGCAATAAAGTATTTGAAATGCAACAAAGTAAGACCAGCTTtgcctttgcacaaatttatttccTATGGGAACTCTGTTTTATAACACTGCTGGGTGTgcggcttgttttgttttttaaaacggGGCAGCTGCATTTTTAACACTGATGGTGTGCCAAGGCGTGGGCCGCAGCCTCTTGCTTGACACCACTCAACTACAAATAGGAAAAGGAGCGCAGCAGCGAAACAAGCGCACAGCTTTGTGAAGGAGCTCTGATCTAGACTTTTCCATTTCAAAGGGGTTGTTTGCTTTGTTACCGATATGCATGCTGAACGTCTGTCTTTTTCAATGATTTGTAATACACGTTTTTTGACTGGAAGACTTTTGTACGAGACGCACTCCAataaatgttttgcatttttacCTGGCGTGCTTGGAGGTGTCGAGGCGAATCGTCCGATGCCCTTTCTGTGTGACTGGATGACCACGGCTGCTGGGGATTAAGCTGGCGTCTGGTTGTGGGTGGGGGCAGGTTtctgggaggcaaagagagccaGATCCTCGCCGGAGCCTCATCATAGCTGCGGCTGGCGGCACTGCAGGGCTGACGAACGGCTCAAGGCCTCCCCagtgcctgcctgccccatctGTGGTGTGAGCTTGGCAGAATGTTGCTGTCCTGCTCTCCGATAGCATGAGGGGGACTTTgttcagtggggaggggaaagaactCTCTTGCATCCATGGGTCTTGGGTCTCTCCTCCTGCAGCTCCAGTTCAAAAAGAATgtcagaaaggttggggaaaagTTTTTTCTGAGGCCCTGAAGagctgccgctgccagtcagaaggCTTCTCGCAATGACCGCCAGCAGGGTAAGAGAAGCACCAAGCCCAAGCAGAAGAGCTGGGCCtactcctgattttcagtcagGTGCTTGCAAAAAATGTTCCTGtgtgaggaggcagctgggcagggtggcttttccttctactTTAGTAAAAAGAGCTGGGGGTGGAGTTGCGTGGGGCCTGCTAGTCCTACCCAGCGGCTGccgcctcacacacaatcactctccctgcctcctacttCAAAATCTGCAAGTACACAACTGGAAATCGAACCTGCCCCGCCCTCCTGCCCAGGCTGggtgcttctgctctgctggtggtcatgtgaaaaAAGCCCAGAGCAGCTCATACTGAATGAATAGTTGGGATCAGCTTCATATGCTCTCCCTTCCATGAAAAAAGGCTTTGAGAAGTTGGTCGTCCTGAATAATTCTTTCACGCCCCAAAGAAATGCTAAAGGTGTGTGGTTTAGTTTAGAGTGAGATGTTCCCAAAGCCCATATTACTGTGTTTCCCCCAAACTGGGTGGTTCTGGGGTGATACAGCAATATTtacacacatgcagacacactCCTAGGTAAGCACATGTtcatgtgtgtgcgcgtgcatacATTTTCATGTGTCTTTCCATGTACATATGTGCTTGAACTTGTTTTTGTATATGCATACCTatttgtgcctgtgtgtgtgtttgtctgcatGTGCCAAAGTGTGCACgtttttgtgtatgtgtttgcGTCTGCATGCACGTGTGTGTTCTGTCTGCCGTGTCCTTCACTGTTATGAAGCAGAAGTGCTTCTCCCCACCCTCAGTGCCCCAAGGGGAGCAGGGCACGAAGGCTGCAGCCCCCCTGCAATCCCAGCTGGCTATGCAGATGGACTACCTCTGTGCAGGCAGACTACATACACTACAAGCTTTCTTGAGAAACTGCCTTCCAGGGCCAGGCTTGCCCAGCAGCAGCCAAGAGATTCTCCTTCAGCTACTGCCCAGGGGTAGACTGCCTTGGCACATGGAGGCTTTGTGCTTCAGCAGCAGCccgctcctccctctcttccaggGTCCAACTGCAACCCAGAGAAGAGGATGTGCATCTGGTGGAGGAGTGattgggaagggagggaagggttTTCCCGTGTGACACAAACCACTCTGGATCCTAGAGAACCACACATGCGCACTTTGCTCACTCCACCCTGCAGTCTCTGGTAGTCAGCACTGGCGGACACAGCAGCCCTCAGAGCCCAGCCTGCCACTTCTGCCTCCCTGCTCTCGTCCCAGCCAGCACTTCTGGAGGCTTTAGCAGATTCTGGCAGTGAGCAGAGGACTGAAGGCTTCTAGGATGCCCTTCTACAATTCTGTTAAAAGCTGCAGAACACTGGGGCACTTCCAACAGGCCAGTTCTTCTATTCTCCCTGTTGCAGATCATCTAGCCcaggatctttttaaaacaagtgtaccccttgtCACCTTAcagggtgcagtggggaaatgcttggctaacaagcagaaggttgccaacactcattgaaattaataggacaagtaagcttgtcccattaatttcagtaagactgcttacgAGTAACTTAATCTAGTTGTAAGCCAGTGACTCCAGTAGCCTATCTCATAACTTTAATATTTACATTTGtgtaaatattattaagaagtgtTATTCTTAAGGAGACAGGCTACTATAGTTACTGACACGCATCCACACATAtttactcataagcagccttcTTGAAATTAAGGCTGGcttgtcctattcatttcaatgggcatATTCAGCGCTCATTTTCTGAAGCctgccagtcaggctgaggggaggggtaggtTGAGCTTCAGCATGGGATCAGGCACAGAGGAGGAGCATCTTCACCCTCCCTCACCTGCTGCAGTGGTCCCAACGTACTGGCGATCCTCAAATGGAGAACAGTCCGTGTGGCTGCAGCCTGGCTCTGCATACCCCTTGGGAGCCTTTCAAGTACCCCTAGATGATGAGGTCTGGGGAACTCGGAAGCTTATGGAAAGAACAGGAAGCACCCAACCAGACAAGCAAAAGTGGAGAAAGTTTCATGGGGTGCTGTGAAGCACTGATAGAAGCCCAATGGAAGCTTGTCAGAAGGCAAAGGCGACTGGCTCAAGGTCTCTGGAGTACTGCAAATGATGGCCCCTGAGGAAGCCCTCGGAGGCTGAAATGCGTTGGGGGCTCCAGCGCAGAGTGAGACGGTCTCCTTTTTGGCTTGAGACGCAAAAGCTTGAGTCTCTGCACCTTTCCAAAGGACACCACCTCCTTGGGAGAAGCTGGGGGGTGGCCACAGAGCTCTTCTGGTGTGTGAGGAGCTGTTGCTTACCCAGGGATTCTACAGGTGGGCTCCTCATCCCGGGCCACTTGCCTCCATCAACCAAACCTCCAGCCTTCCCTGCCCATCTCCCCTTCAGAACTCCTCTTGCCTACCTTTACTTTGGGAAGGTGGTTCTTGGCGCCTCCTTTCCACACATCCCCACCGAccttctgctgttgttgttgttgcgcttaggaacacaggaagaagctgccttctaccaagtccaGCTGTTGCTCCAGCCAGCTCAGGACTGCCTCCAATGACTgcctggagtctctcccagcccaacctggaggtgctgctggggattgaacctgggaccttctgcatgcaaagcagacgctctgcccctgagctacggccccacccACTGGTTGCTGGAGCAGGCTGtggcccctccccctccatggaggcttccctttctctcctctcaATCTTGCTCCCCTCATCATCATCGGTCTGCAGGGGCCCCTCTGGCCCCAGCTCTCCTGCGGTTCcctggccagctgctgctgctgctctctgcagCCACCAGATGGCCCTCCCGTGCCTCTCCAGACCCTTCACCCTGTCTCTGGTACTGTCAGGACTGTGCTTGGAAGGAAGCAAGCAGCCCTTCCTCCCCATCAGTCCCTggaggccacccccacccccagcagaagTGCCCCCCAACTCCACAATTCTTGTACTTGTCTAATGGCCAAGTTTTAACAAACACCACTCAACAACCAGGCTCTCTCTGAAGCAGTTTTATGTCCTATAAAGAGCTGCTTGGAGGACGTTTCAGCTCATTACATACATGAGAAAAGTCTGCCCAGACAGTCAGACTGCTGGCTGGTGTGTGGGGTGCTCACACAGTCCATGGCCGCAGAGggacaatttccataatccctaaatactgaccactgtggctggggattatgggaactgtagtccaaaacagctggaaggccaaggttgtgcagccttcaTCCAGAAGAAGAACCCACCAAGACGCCACGTCCAGCAGTTCTCCAGTGGCACAAggagggctgggtgggtgggtggcaggaagGCTTAAGACACCTGCCTCTCAAGCAGGCCAGGCACTGCCCTTGTGCAACTTGCAATAGCCGTGGGAAGCTGACACCAGTGCCCGAGTCATGCCAGGGCATtgctgggcaaaggggtggaaaGAAAGGCCACCAAGGGCTGTCTTCTCTGCTGCAAGCACTCCatcttcttcacacagcacataaacaGAGAGAGAGCCTCCCTCAAGACTTGGTGACAGCCATGCCCTCAAATTGCCTTAAAAGAGGGTTGGACAACTGCAAGGCAGGCGGCCTGTCAAGGGCTATGTGGAGCTTCCACGTCCAGACACCGTATAGCTCTCCACAGCTGGGGCAAGCTGCTGCCTTCCAGCCCTgttgctggccactgtgggaagcagcagGTTGCTGGATGGCATGGCTCCgctttggtctgacccaggaggggtcccctgctaactgaacaagagGCATCTTTGGAAGTAGAGCTTCTcttctattgagcagggggaaagcaacgggccctatccattccccagcacagcattcgtccagtggctgttgctggcatcccTCTTGCATTttgattgagagccctttggggacagggaaccctcttctatttatttatttcctttcctaCGTAAAGCACTTCCAAACATTTGGTtcaagtggaatataaatatccatagtggcTGGAGTCCACTCCTGCCCAGGCGCGTCCTATGCAGCGATTCAGACCAGGACCTGGAGTGGCAGAGGTTCTCTGGAAGCAGCCCTTCACTcaggggacagcagcagcacccccctgaAAGGGGGGAGGATGAAAAGGGGCAAGGAAAGCAGGGCGATGGGAGACCCAGCCACAGTTCCCTCGGTTGCCGCGGATGCCTGCACCATCCGTAGCCTTCACTGGCCAGTGAGTTTTCTGGAGAGCGCGGAGGAAGACGCCATCGAGCTCCTGGCTTCCAGGGACTGCTGCCGACCTCCCACTCCCAGAACCCTCTTCTGCTCAGCCCTGAGTTCTCCTTTCACCTGGGGCGACTCTGCTGCACAGCCCTTCACCACTCGGCCTCTGGGTGACGGCTCAAGCACTCCTCCTCCAAGCGACAGAAGCCCCAGAAGGGCTGAGGAAACGGGGGCTCCTCGCAGCCCAAGGCAGCCACACTGGGGCCTCCCCCCACGTGCAACCCCTGTAAGGGTCGAGGAGAAGACAGAGGCAGAGCCAAGCTTCCCCACTCGAGCCTCTCGGCTGCCCTGCTTTCACCACAGTCCTGGCCCGAAGGCCCGtgctcttgctctccccccaacTCTGCCCGCCGCCCCTGTCCTACTTGTAGGTCCAGCAAGCCGTGGCCCAGCCCTGTCCCTTGCAGAGTTCCTTGTGCTTGAGGAAGCAGCTCTGCACACGGAACTTGCGGCCACAGTCCTCGCAGGCATAGAGGTTGCCGTCGTGTGTCTTCATGTGCTCGGTGAGGTGGTGCTTCAGCTTGAACTTCTTGTTGCAAACAGAGCAGCCAAAAGGGCGCAGGCTGAAGGTCAGCATGATGTGCCGGTCCCGCTTGGGCTTCACGGCAAAGCGCTtcccacacaggcagccaaacttCTTGCCGTCAGGCGCCGACATGAGCTTGACGGGGGCATGCACCACCTGCCCATGGATGGCGTGGGCAATGATCTCGTTGCCGTGCAGGTCAACTGGCTTCCAGGAGCTCTCGGGGAACGCCACAGAGTCCGAAGAGAGCGGCTGGGTTTTCACGGTGAAGCTGCTGGGTGGCCCTGTGGACGAAGAGGCCCCACTGGGCAGGATGTAGCTGACCTCCCCGGTCTCCTGGATCTCGGCCTGGCAGAGCCCCGGCATCTCGGCCATGCTGAGCGGCCTCCCCAAGGACTTGAGGAAGCCGGACTCTGACAAGGACGAGGAGGAGCCTGAGCCACTGCCCAGCACGGAGGGGGCCGCCTCCTCCGAGTCAAAGCGCTCCTGCTTAATGTAGAAGATCTTGGGGGCCTCgtggggggaaacaaaactggACCCCTGCTCTCCAGAGCCCCTAGAGCAGCCATCACGGCCCTCCTcctcagtttcatccaagacaaCCTTCACAGGCCTGTCTGTGGAGCCACTGCAGATCTGGGCCTgctgttcttcctcctcctcttcctcctcctcctcatcatcatggGAGACCCGGATTTTCACCACCTCATCGTCGGGGCAGCTGTGCTGTGGGCGGCGGCTGGGCCCTTCAGCCCCACTGGCTGCCTCCCCGTCGTCCCTCACACCAAAGTAGTTGCTACTGCTGGGTGACTGACTCTCGCTGGCCCGGCTGGACCATGGCCGGCAGGGGCCACCCTCCAGCTCCTTGAGGATGCCTGAGCACTGGTCCACCACCTGCCACATCTGCAGACCACTGGCCACCAGAAGGTGGCTGGGCAGAGCCTCCAGCAGCAGCTTCAGCCGCCCTGAGTAGATAAGCTGCAGGAGGTTCTCAAAGGCATCCGGCTCAATGACGCTGGGCAGCACGATGCAATTGGTGTCGTTGAGGAGCAGCTTGTCATGGAAGTAGGGCGAGGAGGCGGCCAGGACACTCTTGTGGGCCTGGAAGACGCGGCCCTGGACGTGGATCGAGATATCGCAAAACTTCCCTTCCAGGCGGTGCTTGTTGAGTGAATCCAGCAGGACAGTGGCATAGTGCGGGAACTGGATCTGCACACTGCGTGTCTCAGGCTCCATGGCCAGCCTTGGTCACTCAGTCCAATGGGAACCAAGTGGAGCtgtgtaaggagagagagagaatatgagcCATGCCTGCTCCCTTGGAGGCGGCCACACTCCAGGCACAAGAGcgaaagcggggggcgggggagtcgGTGCTCACCTCCCCAAAGACTTGAGCTCCACAGGAACCGGCTGCGGCCCATTAGCAAGTAAAACACACCAGCCCAGAAGCACTCCCTGCCTCCAGTGACGCTCCAGGGGCAAGGAAGAAGAGGGCAGTAGGAGATCCACTGAGGGCTTGAGGGAGACCAGTGGCCGAACTGCCTCCTGGTCCAGCCCCTGGGGACAGCTCACACGTGTGGGCAAGAAACACGGAACCCAGGCAGTGGCGGGCCGTTCTAAGGAGCTCCTGCCAAGGACACTGTTCCTCCATCTCCGGCCTCACCACCCCCTCCACTTGGGCTCCCAAGGAAGGACGAGGGGGCAGCCAAGGTCGTgctggcctgccactgcctgcctgcgATGCCTTCCAGGGCGCCCCGACCTTTCCACCGCGGGGCCGAAAGGCCGCAAAAGGcctgccctctgcacatgctcaggagcgCTCGCGCCGCCAGTCTTGAACCGATGACATGGTTCAAGGGGCGGGGCGAGAAACCCGGCGGTGCTCTCCTCGCTCTCACCTGGCCGCCGCAGCCCTCCCGGCCCTGCCTCCCTGCCGAGCTCAGCGCCGGGTGTGGGTCCAGCCACCAACCGACGACACGCCCCGCTCCTCCCGATCGCCTCACCCAATCAGACAGCTAGGGAGGCGCCCGTTTGGATTGGCGCCCTCCACAGTTCTCCTTCTACTGTCGCCAATAAGCAGCCAGTTCCTCGCAAAATCTGACCAGTGAGAGCCGGAGGGTCCGGGAACTCCGCCCCTTGAGACTTTAGGCCAACCAGAGGCGTCGCAGCCATGGGGGTTCTGCCCCCTACGTCTCCG
Above is a window of Hemicordylus capensis ecotype Gifberg chromosome 2, rHemCap1.1.pri, whole genome shotgun sequence DNA encoding:
- the ZBTB9 gene encoding zinc finger and BTB domain-containing protein 9; the encoded protein is MEPETRSVQIQFPHYATVLLDSLNKHRLEGKFCDISIHVQGRVFQAHKSVLAASSPYFHDKLLLNDTNCIVLPSVIEPDAFENLLQLIYSGRLKLLLEALPSHLLVASGLQMWQVVDQCSGILKELEGGPCRPWSSRASESQSPSSSNYFGVRDDGEAASGAEGPSRRPQHSCPDDEVVKIRVSHDDEEEEEEEEEEQQAQICSGSTDRPVKVVLDETEEEGRDGCSRGSGEQGSSFVSPHEAPKIFYIKQERFDSEEAAPSVLGSGSGSSSSLSESGFLKSLGRPLSMAEMPGLCQAEIQETGEVSYILPSGASSSTGPPSSFTVKTQPLSSDSVAFPESSWKPVDLHGNEIIAHAIHGQVVHAPVKLMSAPDGKKFGCLCGKRFAVKPKRDRHIMLTFSLRPFGCSVCNKKFKLKHHLTEHMKTHDGNLYACEDCGRKFRVQSCFLKHKELCKGQGWATACWTYK